Proteins encoded by one window of Halorubrum ruber:
- a CDS encoding MoaD/ThiS family protein, producing MAQTSEMTDPPEAETGGPEADATATEAETTVTVRCTGHVRTELDVYEFEYTFEGDTLRAFLDELFEEYPQLQDMLIAESESDATHSGWAPTPEELPGTWSKNPVGEQTIAYARILVNGHFNENENGFDTELEEGDRVALVYPFMFCC from the coding sequence ATGGCCCAAACCAGCGAGATGACCGACCCGCCCGAGGCGGAGACCGGCGGACCAGAGGCGGACGCGACCGCGACCGAGGCGGAGACGACCGTCACCGTCCGGTGTACCGGCCACGTGCGCACGGAGCTGGACGTGTACGAGTTCGAGTACACCTTCGAGGGCGACACGCTCCGCGCGTTCTTAGACGAGCTGTTCGAGGAGTACCCGCAGCTCCAGGACATGCTGATCGCGGAGTCGGAGTCCGACGCGACCCACAGCGGCTGGGCGCCGACGCCGGAGGAGCTGCCGGGCACGTGGTCGAAGAACCCGGTCGGCGAGCAGACCATCGCGTACGCTCGGATCCTCGTCAACGGCCACTTCAACGAGAACGAGAACGGCTTCGACACGGAACTGGAGGAGGGGGACCGCGTCGCCTTGGTCTACCCGTTCATGTTCTGCTGTTGA
- a CDS encoding ferredoxin, which yields MSDEADGDEAATDGGDEVLRASDIGGEGPPIEEKPYKIVFEANKCFGAGKCAEVADNWAMDVVSGMAKPEAYYIGEEDLEENVAAAEACPAKKDAGVIHVVDRRTDEEIAPDPHGDGTLSVDW from the coding sequence ATGAGCGACGAGGCCGACGGCGACGAGGCCGCGACGGACGGCGGCGACGAGGTACTCCGCGCCAGCGACATCGGCGGCGAGGGGCCGCCGATCGAGGAGAAGCCGTACAAGATCGTCTTCGAGGCGAACAAGTGCTTCGGGGCGGGGAAGTGCGCGGAGGTCGCGGACAACTGGGCGATGGACGTCGTGAGCGGGATGGCGAAGCCGGAGGCGTACTACATCGGCGAGGAGGACCTCGAAGAGAACGTCGCTGCGGCCGAGGCGTGTCCGGCCAAGAAGGACGCGGGCGTGATTCACGTCGTCGACCGCCGGACCGACGAGGAGATCGCGCCGGACCCACACGGCGACGGGACGCTCTCGGTCGACTGGTAG
- a CDS encoding DUF7508 domain-containing protein, producing MSLAKPWRDLDRSTVGSAPDRYALYELGDADGDTVGFGTGVLRDELKEALAYGDAAKVRWELADSPDHAERLLADHVEE from the coding sequence ATGAGCCTCGCGAAACCCTGGCGCGACCTCGACCGGTCGACGGTCGGGAGCGCGCCCGATCGCTACGCACTCTACGAACTCGGCGACGCCGACGGCGACACGGTCGGCTTCGGCACGGGCGTCCTCCGCGACGAGCTGAAGGAGGCGCTCGCGTACGGCGACGCCGCGAAGGTGCGGTGGGAGCTCGCCGACTCACCCGACCACGCCGAGCGGCTGCTCGCGGACCACGTCGAGGAGTGA
- a CDS encoding shikimate kinase, with protein sequence MEGRAAALGAGTVLNALATGTGAAFGIDVETRATVELDPAADGVDGEIAEDADADTDLIERCVALTTERWGDGEGGRVRTDSDVPLAAGLKSSSAAANATVLATCDALGLAVGDGGRASDDAVGDGGRASDDAVGDDGRATDDAVGDDPDGPAVDVTRLEACRLGVRAAREAGVTVTGAFDDATASMLGGVTVTDNDADELRARETIDWNVLVWTPPERAYSADADVARCRAVAPMANLVADLALDGRYGEAMTVNGLAFSAALGFDADPAVEAMPHATAVSLSGTGPSVVAVADPNDPETDLDAVADAWGDRPGTLRRTTTRNDGAAVE encoded by the coding sequence ATGGAGGGACGGGCGGCGGCGCTCGGCGCCGGGACGGTGTTGAACGCGCTCGCGACCGGCACGGGCGCCGCCTTCGGCATCGACGTCGAGACGCGCGCGACGGTCGAACTCGACCCCGCGGCCGACGGGGTCGACGGGGAGATCGCCGAGGACGCCGACGCCGACACCGACCTGATCGAGCGCTGCGTCGCGCTCACGACCGAACGCTGGGGCGACGGCGAGGGCGGTCGCGTCCGGACCGACAGCGACGTGCCGCTGGCGGCCGGGCTCAAAAGCTCCAGCGCGGCCGCGAACGCGACCGTCCTCGCGACCTGCGACGCGCTCGGGCTCGCGGTCGGCGACGGCGGCCGCGCAAGTGACGACGCGGTCGGCGACGGCGGCCGCGCAAGTGACGACGCGGTCGGCGACGACGGCCGCGCAACTGACGACGCGGTCGGCGACGACCCGGACGGCCCCGCGGTCGACGTCACCCGCCTGGAGGCCTGCCGGCTCGGCGTGCGCGCGGCCCGCGAGGCCGGCGTCACCGTCACGGGCGCGTTCGACGACGCGACCGCGTCGATGCTCGGCGGCGTCACCGTCACCGACAACGACGCGGACGAACTGCGCGCGCGAGAGACCATCGACTGGAACGTGCTCGTCTGGACGCCGCCGGAGCGGGCGTACTCGGCCGACGCCGACGTGGCGCGCTGTCGGGCCGTGGCGCCGATGGCCAACCTCGTCGCCGACCTCGCGCTCGACGGCCGGTACGGCGAGGCGATGACGGTGAACGGGCTGGCGTTCTCGGCCGCGCTCGGCTTCGACGCCGACCCCGCGGTCGAGGCGATGCCGCACGCGACCGCGGTGTCGCTGTCGGGTACCGGCCCGAGCGTCGTCGCCGTCGCGGACCCAAACGACCCCGAGACCGACCTCGACGCGGTCGCCGACGCGTGGGGCGACCGCCCCGGAACGCTGCGTCGAACGACAACCAGAAACGACGGCGCGGCCGTCGAGTGA
- a CDS encoding chorismate mutase — protein sequence MSDTPNTEDRSLDELRREIEDIDREIVELIARRTYVADTVAAVKDERDLPTTDEGQEERVMERAGENAERFDVDANLVKAIFRLLIELNKVEQRESR from the coding sequence ATGAGCGACACACCCAACACCGAGGACCGAAGCCTCGACGAACTGCGACGCGAGATCGAGGACATCGACCGCGAGATAGTCGAACTGATCGCCCGCCGGACGTACGTCGCCGACACGGTCGCGGCCGTGAAAGACGAACGCGACCTCCCGACAACCGACGAGGGACAGGAGGAGCGCGTGATGGAGCGCGCCGGCGAAAACGCCGAGCGCTTCGACGTGGACGCCAACCTCGTGAAGGCGATTTTTCGCCTGCTGATCGAGTTGAACAAGGTAGAACAGCGCGAGAGCCGGTAG
- a CDS encoding type II toxin-antitoxin system PemK/MazF family toxin, which produces MSDGTDVRRGDVVIVRLDPAEGHEMKKTRPAVVVQNDIGNRNSSTTIIAPVTGTYREYPFEVFVEADGSPLETDSSIRLDQIRTVSVPKRIHSVVGSLDGPTMADVDEALKLSLDLD; this is translated from the coding sequence ATGAGTGACGGCACGGACGTGCGACGGGGCGACGTGGTAATCGTTCGGCTTGACCCCGCCGAAGGACACGAGATGAAGAAGACGCGGCCGGCCGTGGTCGTTCAAAACGATATCGGAAACCGAAACTCCAGCACGACCATCATCGCGCCCGTCACGGGCACCTACCGCGAGTATCCGTTCGAGGTGTTCGTCGAGGCGGACGGGTCACCGCTCGAAACGGACTCGTCAATTCGGCTCGACCAGATCCGAACCGTTTCGGTTCCGAAACGGATTCACTCGGTCGTCGGTTCACTCGACGGACCCACGATGGCTGACGTCGACGAGGCACTAAAACTGAGTCTCGACCTCGACTGA
- a CDS encoding inorganic phosphate transporter produces the protein MGTIALIVIGLYVGLGIYFEHSIPVAFSTFGAIAGVGLAAGYSPNLDYWSLTVTSWIASGIAAVFVAYGLVTLIRRYVPVSDRMDRWVENAVLFGGIVFSFIGGGSQVGLAVGPLVGTVSDLGVGILPLIAFGGLGIMVGAWTKSPVMLQAVGRQYASLGQRTSLAVLLTAIPMVQIIANTLGVPISYNHIIINSIAGCGFAGAGAGVDTRKYAGTLVSWLLTLLGSTGTAYLLYIASQHVR, from the coding sequence ATGGGGACGATCGCTCTGATCGTCATCGGGCTGTACGTCGGCCTCGGGATCTACTTCGAACACTCGATCCCCGTCGCGTTCTCGACCTTCGGCGCGATCGCCGGGGTCGGGCTGGCGGCGGGATACAGCCCGAACCTCGACTACTGGTCGCTCACTGTCACCTCGTGGATCGCCTCCGGTATCGCCGCCGTGTTCGTCGCGTACGGACTGGTCACCCTCATTCGTCGGTATGTGCCGGTGTCGGACCGGATGGACCGCTGGGTCGAGAACGCGGTCCTATTCGGCGGGATCGTGTTCTCGTTCATCGGCGGTGGCAGTCAGGTGGGGCTGGCGGTGGGGCCGCTCGTCGGGACCGTCAGCGACCTCGGCGTCGGGATCCTGCCGCTGATCGCCTTTGGGGGACTCGGCATCATGGTAGGTGCGTGGACGAAGAGCCCCGTCATGCTCCAGGCCGTCGGGCGACAGTACGCCAGCCTTGGCCAGCGGACCTCGCTCGCAGTGCTTCTGACCGCGATCCCGATGGTTCAGATCATCGCCAACACGCTCGGCGTGCCGATCTCGTACAACCACATCATCATCAACAGCATCGCCGGCTGCGGGTTCGCCGGCGCGGGCGCCGGCGTCGACACGCGCAAGTACGCCGGAACGCTCGTGAGCTGGCTGCTGACGCTGCTGGGATCGACGGGAACGGCGTACCTGCTGTACATCGCGAGCCAACACGTCCGGTAG
- a CDS encoding CopG family ribbon-helix-helix protein — protein sequence MRTSFNIPDELVAEFDRVWRDEGIENRSRAVREAMLEFVESHSRLEDTSGEVVALVGFDYRHHDVIRELHGAQHEYQDVILNTSHTHQGEWCLESLFCRGDAARVRELTYRLRDFDAVRRVKVMLIRDGDE from the coding sequence ATGAGAACGAGTTTCAACATCCCCGACGAGCTGGTCGCGGAGTTCGACCGCGTGTGGCGAGACGAGGGGATCGAGAACCGCTCGCGGGCGGTGCGGGAGGCGATGCTGGAGTTCGTCGAGTCGCACTCGCGGCTCGAAGACACCTCGGGCGAGGTCGTCGCGCTCGTCGGCTTCGACTACCGCCACCACGACGTCATCCGGGAGCTTCACGGCGCCCAACACGAGTACCAGGACGTGATCCTCAACACGAGCCACACCCATCAGGGCGAGTGGTGTCTCGAATCGCTGTTCTGCCGCGGAGACGCAGCGCGCGTCCGCGAACTGACGTACCGGCTCCGCGACTTCGACGCCGTTCGCCGGGTGAAGGTGATGCTGATCCGCGACGGCGACGAGTAG
- a CDS encoding MFS transporter — protein MVSPSSIAGADSGIVRERPFQLLLLINVLPPLGTALLSPVLGSLVEPLGASTANIGLMMSAFTAPSIFVIPIAGVVSDRYGRRPVLLFGLVWFGLTGTAIAFVSTFGAALALRALQGIGFAALTPIIITSLGDLYAGTKEATAQGLRFTGSGLSQTAFPLAAGVLVGMAWQYPFLLYAVAFPIAAVVYLYFEEPLDEAGGVGDEAGGVGDEAGGVGDEAGGVGDEAGEGGEAGIRAQLGDMRGLVAQRRAWTMVVARGSANVAWFGFLTYNSILVVDVLGHTPAEAGALAALASLTYALAATQAGRIAEAFDDRLYPLLALNLSMGAGLGLAFLARSLAVAAVGVALMGVGFGLVLSIYRSVITALPPPDLRGGLVSLGEGSGRAAATATPVVMGIAVALATRPLGFEAAVRAVGVGAGVVGAGVGIACLLLMSASPPIRTEG, from the coding sequence GTGGTATCGCCCTCGTCGATCGCGGGCGCCGACTCGGGGATCGTCCGGGAGCGGCCCTTCCAGCTGCTGTTGCTGATCAACGTCCTCCCGCCGCTCGGCACCGCGCTCCTCTCGCCGGTGCTGGGCAGCCTCGTCGAGCCGCTCGGCGCCTCCACGGCGAACATCGGCCTCATGATGTCGGCGTTCACCGCGCCGTCGATATTCGTGATCCCGATCGCCGGCGTCGTCTCCGACCGGTACGGCCGGCGGCCCGTCCTGCTCTTCGGGCTCGTCTGGTTCGGACTCACCGGGACCGCCATCGCCTTCGTCTCGACGTTCGGCGCGGCGCTCGCCTTACGCGCGCTCCAGGGGATCGGCTTCGCCGCGCTCACGCCGATCATCATCACCAGCCTCGGCGACCTGTACGCGGGCACGAAGGAGGCGACCGCCCAGGGCCTCCGGTTCACCGGCTCGGGGCTCTCCCAGACGGCGTTCCCGCTCGCCGCCGGGGTGCTCGTCGGGATGGCGTGGCAGTACCCGTTCCTGCTGTACGCCGTCGCCTTCCCGATCGCGGCCGTCGTCTACCTGTACTTCGAGGAGCCGCTCGACGAGGCGGGCGGCGTGGGAGACGAGGCGGGCGGCGTGGGAGACGAGGCGGGCGGCGTGGGAGACGAGGCGGGCGGCGTGGGAGACGAGGCGGGCGAGGGAGGCGAGGCCGGGATCCGGGCGCAGCTCGGCGACATGCGCGGGCTCGTCGCGCAGCGCCGCGCGTGGACCATGGTCGTCGCCCGCGGGAGCGCGAACGTCGCGTGGTTCGGCTTCCTCACGTACAACTCGATCCTCGTCGTCGACGTGCTCGGCCACACGCCGGCGGAGGCGGGGGCGCTCGCGGCGCTCGCGAGCCTCACGTACGCGCTCGCGGCGACGCAGGCGGGCCGGATCGCCGAGGCGTTCGACGACCGGCTCTACCCGCTTCTGGCGCTGAACCTGTCGATGGGGGCGGGGCTCGGGCTCGCCTTCCTCGCCCGGTCGCTCGCGGTCGCCGCGGTCGGCGTCGCCCTCATGGGGGTCGGCTTCGGGCTCGTGCTCTCCATCTACCGGAGCGTCATCACGGCGCTCCCGCCGCCGGACCTGCGCGGGGGGCTGGTCAGCCTCGGCGAGGGGAGCGGGCGCGCGGCGGCGACGGCGACCCCGGTGGTCATGGGCATCGCCGTCGCGCTCGCGACCCGCCCGCTCGGATTCGAGGCGGCGGTCCGCGCGGTCGGCGTCGGCGCCGGCGTCGTCGGCGCCGGGGTCGGGATCGCCTGCCTGCTCCTGATGAGCGCGTCGCCGCCGATCCGGACCGAGGGGTAG
- a CDS encoding D-2-hydroxyacid dehydrogenase: MSAIDVAVLDHDAHGIPAADYAEILARRLPDREVRLAATLDEHERYLREATVVAGKYIHADEVAAAESLRLFACNSAGVDHLPLDALAERGVAVTNASGVHGPNIAEHVLGWVLTFARRLDEGRRRQRRREWRRFQSFTELAGSTVTVVGLGAIGEAVVERFAGFDVETVGVRHTVAKGGPTDEVVGYDDLPDVLPGTDVLVLACPLTETTEGLIGEAELDALPTDAVVVNVARGGVIDTPALVDALRSNTLHGAALDVTDPEPLPSDHDLWGFENVFLTPHVAGHTPRYWERRADVLVENLERVAETGDYDGLRNQVA; the protein is encoded by the coding sequence ATGTCCGCCATCGACGTCGCCGTCCTCGACCACGACGCGCACGGCATCCCCGCGGCCGACTACGCGGAGATACTCGCCCGGCGGCTCCCCGACCGCGAGGTACGTCTCGCGGCGACGCTGGACGAGCACGAGCGCTACCTCCGCGAGGCGACGGTCGTCGCGGGGAAATACATCCATGCCGACGAGGTCGCGGCCGCCGAGAGTCTCCGGCTGTTCGCGTGTAACTCCGCCGGCGTCGACCACCTCCCGCTGGACGCGCTCGCCGAGCGCGGCGTCGCGGTGACGAACGCCTCGGGCGTCCACGGCCCGAACATCGCCGAACACGTGCTCGGCTGGGTGCTGACGTTCGCTCGGCGGCTCGACGAGGGGCGCCGCCGCCAGCGACGCCGGGAGTGGCGCCGCTTCCAGTCGTTCACCGAACTCGCTGGCAGCACCGTGACGGTCGTCGGCCTCGGCGCTATCGGCGAGGCCGTGGTCGAGCGGTTCGCGGGGTTCGACGTCGAGACGGTCGGGGTCCGCCACACCGTCGCGAAGGGCGGCCCGACCGACGAGGTGGTCGGCTACGACGACCTCCCGGACGTGCTGCCGGGCACGGACGTGCTCGTCCTCGCCTGCCCGCTGACGGAGACGACCGAGGGGCTGATCGGCGAGGCGGAGCTCGACGCGCTGCCGACCGACGCGGTCGTCGTCAACGTGGCGCGCGGCGGCGTGATCGACACGCCGGCGCTCGTGGACGCGCTCCGGTCGAACACGCTCCACGGGGCCGCGCTCGACGTCACCGACCCAGAGCCGCTCCCGAGCGACCACGACCTGTGGGGGTTCGAGAACGTCTTCCTGACGCCGCACGTCGCGGGCCACACGCCGAGGTACTGGGAGCGGCGCGCGGACGTCCTCGTCGAGAACCTCGAACGTGTCGCCGAGACCGGCGACTACGACGGACTGCGAAACCAGGTCGCCTGA
- a CDS encoding acyl-CoA dehydrogenase family protein produces the protein MLDYFDMESTLSEEERLLVDSARSFVDGEVPDMGDHWIEGTFPTELIPKMGEMGFYAPNLAGYGLPNVSETAYGLLMRELEACDSGLRSMASVQGALVMYPIHAFGSDEQKEEWLPKLGAGEAVGCFGLTEPEHGSNPSAMETMAEPDGDEYVLNGSKTWITNSPIADVAVVWAKDHGEEGTPVRGFLVETDRDGVTTNKIDEKLSLRASITGEISLQNVRVPAENRLPDVEGMKGPLSCLTQARYGIAWGAVGAAADCFEVAREYATDREQFGKPIGGFQMQQEKLAEMATQITLAQLLAHRLADLKEAGEMRPQHVSMAKRNNVRTARDQSRIAREMLGGNGITADYSPMRHMTNMETVYTYEGTHDIHTLILGEDLTGIQAYQ, from the coding sequence ATGCTGGATTACTTCGACATGGAGTCGACCCTGTCCGAGGAGGAGCGCCTGCTCGTCGACTCCGCGCGATCGTTCGTCGACGGCGAGGTCCCGGACATGGGGGACCACTGGATCGAGGGCACGTTCCCCACGGAGCTCATCCCGAAGATGGGCGAGATGGGCTTTTATGCGCCGAACCTCGCCGGGTACGGCCTCCCGAACGTCAGCGAGACGGCCTACGGGCTCCTGATGCGCGAGTTGGAGGCGTGCGACTCGGGGCTCCGGTCGATGGCGAGCGTCCAAGGCGCCTTAGTGATGTACCCGATCCACGCGTTCGGCAGCGACGAGCAGAAAGAGGAGTGGCTCCCGAAGCTCGGCGCTGGCGAGGCGGTCGGCTGTTTCGGACTCACGGAGCCGGAGCACGGCTCGAACCCCTCGGCGATGGAGACGATGGCCGAGCCCGACGGCGACGAGTACGTCCTGAACGGCTCGAAGACGTGGATCACGAACTCCCCGATCGCGGACGTCGCGGTCGTCTGGGCGAAGGACCACGGCGAGGAGGGAACGCCGGTCCGCGGCTTCCTCGTTGAGACCGACCGCGACGGCGTCACGACGAACAAGATCGACGAGAAGCTCAGTCTCCGGGCGTCGATCACGGGCGAGATCAGCCTCCAGAACGTCCGCGTCCCGGCGGAGAACCGCCTCCCCGACGTCGAGGGAATGAAGGGCCCGCTGTCGTGCCTGACGCAGGCCCGCTACGGCATCGCGTGGGGCGCGGTCGGCGCGGCGGCGGACTGCTTCGAGGTGGCACGCGAGTACGCCACCGACCGCGAGCAGTTCGGGAAGCCGATCGGCGGCTTCCAGATGCAACAGGAGAAGCTCGCGGAGATGGCGACGCAGATCACGCTGGCCCAGCTGCTCGCGCACCGGCTCGCGGACCTCAAGGAGGCGGGCGAGATGCGGCCGCAACACGTCTCGATGGCGAAGCGGAACAACGTCCGCACCGCCCGCGACCAGTCGCGGATCGCCCGGGAGATGCTCGGCGGCAACGGGATCACCGCGGACTACTCGCCGATGCGCCACATGACGAACATGGAGACGGTGTACACCTACGAGGGCACCCACGACATCCACACCCTGATCCTCGGCGAGGACCTCACCGGGATCCAGGCGTACCAATAG
- a CDS encoding mandelate racemase/muconate lactonizing enzyme family protein: MRDYSDQIDTRDPDRDVQITGLDACVVEGNFEWNLIKVETDAGVTGIGEAYRGGGVPELVEYTNRFLVGENPLDVERLVRYIFQEMSGHGGTTGKVVTAASGIEIALLDAAGKILGLPVYQLLGSKYRDEVRLYCDCHAGEAYAVEDGATAYADAEAYSPEAYAAEAARVTDMGFSALKFDLDLPADNENDPYNGRLTNAAIREKKEIVAAVREEIGYDVDLAFDCHWDYSVESAKRLADELAEFDLMWLEDLIPPENMDAQKEVTRATRTPVATGENRFRVFELSDLIYDHGVDIVTPDPTTVGGLTETMRIADRAEENYMPMSPHNVCSPVGTMACVHLGAATPNFDLLEYHALEVDWWDDLLARDEPLIEDGRIAVPEAPGLGIELDEAVVEEHLLDGTDGWD; the protein is encoded by the coding sequence ATGCGAGACTACTCAGACCAGATCGACACCCGCGACCCGGACCGAGACGTACAGATCACCGGCCTCGACGCCTGCGTCGTCGAGGGGAACTTCGAGTGGAACCTGATCAAAGTGGAGACGGACGCCGGCGTCACCGGGATCGGTGAGGCGTACCGCGGCGGCGGCGTCCCGGAGCTCGTCGAGTACACGAACCGGTTCCTCGTCGGCGAGAACCCGCTCGACGTCGAGCGATTGGTGCGCTACATCTTCCAGGAGATGTCCGGCCACGGCGGCACGACCGGGAAGGTCGTCACCGCAGCCTCCGGCATCGAGATCGCCCTGCTCGACGCGGCGGGGAAGATCCTCGGGCTCCCCGTCTACCAGCTGCTCGGCTCGAAGTACCGCGACGAGGTGCGGCTCTACTGCGACTGCCACGCCGGCGAGGCGTACGCGGTCGAGGACGGGGCGACTGCCTACGCCGACGCCGAGGCGTACTCCCCCGAGGCGTACGCCGCCGAGGCCGCCCGCGTCACCGACATGGGATTCTCCGCGCTGAAGTTCGACCTCGACCTCCCGGCCGACAACGAGAACGACCCGTACAACGGGCGCTTGACGAACGCGGCGATCCGCGAGAAGAAAGAGATCGTCGCGGCCGTGCGCGAGGAGATCGGGTACGACGTCGACCTCGCCTTCGACTGCCACTGGGACTACTCCGTCGAGAGCGCGAAGCGGCTCGCCGACGAGCTCGCGGAGTTCGACTTGATGTGGTTAGAGGACCTGATCCCGCCGGAGAACATGGACGCCCAGAAGGAGGTGACGAGGGCGACGCGGACCCCGGTCGCGACCGGCGAGAACCGCTTCCGCGTGTTCGAGCTGTCGGACCTGATCTACGACCACGGCGTCGACATCGTCACCCCCGACCCGACGACCGTCGGCGGGCTCACGGAGACGATGCGGATCGCCGACCGCGCGGAGGAGAACTACATGCCGATGTCGCCGCACAACGTCTGTAGCCCGGTCGGGACGATGGCGTGCGTCCACCTCGGCGCCGCGACGCCGAACTTCGACCTCTTGGAGTACCACGCGCTGGAGGTCGACTGGTGGGACGACCTGCTGGCGCGCGACGAGCCGCTGATCGAGGACGGCCGCATCGCGGTGCCGGAGGCGCCCGGGCTCGGGATCGAACTCGACGAGGCCGTCGTCGAGGAGCACCTCCTCGACGGGACCGACGGCTGGGACTGA
- a CDS encoding mandelate racemase/muconate lactonizing enzyme family protein: MQITEVESFPIKLPLGSPVSFSNRTLTYRDHAITYVRTDTGHEGVGYSLGYEGAGLIADAVESLLEPLLVGEDPRDTERLWHEMYEGNVQIGRTGLFLRAISTVDIALWDVKAKAADMPLHKLLGGHAESVPSYASGGYYRDDKGHEALRGEMRRYLNEGHDVVKMKVGRLSADEEAERVAAVRDEIGDDRTLLLDANGVWESSTEALRNCRAFAPYDPYFIEEPVMIDRVDTMAEVNDGLDYPVATGELEGTRHNFARLADTGAATILQPDVTVCGGVTEWLKIANHASAYDIQIAPHYNWNIHASLLGAIENGLWVEYFYRDMDVKAFDDVVADPVKPGDDGTIDLPDRPGHGVPLDKDALERFRDD, encoded by the coding sequence ATGCAGATAACCGAAGTCGAGTCGTTCCCGATCAAGTTACCGCTGGGGTCTCCCGTCTCCTTCTCCAACCGGACGCTGACTTACCGGGACCACGCGATCACGTACGTGCGGACGGACACCGGCCACGAGGGGGTCGGCTACTCGCTGGGGTACGAGGGGGCCGGCCTCATCGCCGACGCGGTCGAGTCGCTGCTCGAACCGCTGCTCGTCGGCGAGGACCCCCGCGACACCGAGCGCCTGTGGCACGAGATGTACGAGGGGAACGTCCAGATCGGCCGGACAGGCCTCTTCTTGCGCGCCATCTCGACGGTCGACATCGCGCTCTGGGACGTGAAGGCGAAGGCCGCCGACATGCCGCTTCACAAGCTGCTCGGCGGCCACGCCGAGTCGGTGCCGTCGTACGCCAGTGGCGGCTACTACCGCGACGACAAGGGCCACGAGGCGCTCCGCGGCGAGATGCGGCGCTACCTCAACGAGGGCCACGACGTCGTGAAGATGAAGGTCGGCCGCCTCTCGGCCGACGAAGAGGCCGAGCGCGTCGCCGCCGTGCGCGACGAGATCGGCGACGACCGCACCCTGCTGCTCGACGCCAACGGCGTCTGGGAGTCCAGCACCGAGGCGCTCCGCAACTGCCGCGCGTTCGCGCCGTACGACCCGTACTTCATCGAGGAACCCGTGATGATCGACCGCGTCGACACGATGGCCGAGGTGAACGACGGGCTCGACTACCCGGTCGCCACCGGCGAGTTAGAGGGGACGCGCCACAACTTCGCTCGGCTCGCGGACACCGGCGCGGCGACGATCCTCCAGCCCGACGTCACCGTCTGCGGCGGCGTCACGGAGTGGCTGAAGATCGCGAACCACGCCTCGGCGTACGACATCCAGATCGCGCCCCACTACAACTGGAACATCCACGCCTCTCTGCTCGGGGCCATCGAGAACGGGCTCTGGGTGGAGTACTTCTACCGCGACATGGACGTGAAGGCGTTCGACGACGTGGTCGCCGACCCGGTGAAGCCCGGCGACGACGGTACCATCGACCTGCCCGACCGCCCCGGCCACGGCGTGCCACTCGATAAGGACGCGTTGGAGCGGTTCAGAGACGACTGA